One stretch of Oncorhynchus clarkii lewisi isolate Uvic-CL-2024 chromosome 3, UVic_Ocla_1.0, whole genome shotgun sequence DNA includes these proteins:
- the LOC139385492 gene encoding uncharacterized protein, whose amino-acid sequence MNTPAETGERGENSFPDYVMNLHLLPVVLSLAVIISVTFSQDLVSIQFKSDPVLVQTGTDAVFTVVTVSQVFSITWGYPGGVTPLGLWVGGSAVLNTVAQYQGRVTITATQLRISSAQLGDAGNYTVQVDPSPTTGLAQNSRSIQLRVFDAVDGVTMFVPSVALEGGNVSVRCTWTKGTETSVMWGKGGSVLTSNSRVTIKGGDLVINPARREDAGVYSCTVANLVSAQTASKTLTVYYGPDTPVLSNDSPVDCVGGADAVLGQTIHLTCVSDSLPPATFSWQYNNEPVASGQPDSGVFSLQTFSTNQSGQYKCVASNAITGATSEQATGLAIVGTCLSAGAVAGIVIGCVVALILIIMAIVLLVRWRRVDRRPEATGQKGHPDLMLTPPEPPPPGTRTLGGQHSVPPDGRENTHTPPRDTNTLQHNGHANSNGFPHNAQHQNANSFPRNATTQDHNTFTRTAAPQNANTLDTLPQMTQNHPNNPNILIQAGSTQVGVNLNTLPHNQQNSNAQLPTVHVNLNSYPTNGQHPNQQSQQQFTSPQDSTMQWSAINVANSASAPQVQNNNPQTVTQTGQSYSNPRMQLGLSYPGGPSQVDHSNLDTGPQVSTGPVPTGYTHGGRSHTLQRNANTQACQRDQATDTQPRHSDPATASSVPRDASHATPSASSHHQQMPWDRLRGTPAYPNNSPRRVQASPDSSYTSDSTESPSQARRFQPHTRRSGPGAQTQSPPQSRSTPRKAAPTAGRQAQNLPHTHGTNNQPGAPSHTQSHISSHVRDTPRQRARQDVRAQSQITAQTASQSQTGPRQQNASHSHHNPQLQQQGPGAPQGLITNMPRGTTLNTQALTNPNHIPQTQIGIQYGRGNTHMIPQPTQDQRQTATQGWGAISQPVTQNPSSLTQTALEMHTLTTPNPFHNRNQQTQAALLNTQARGPNPGRQRPPTPPPVIPLAHFQTIPRERTQHQSPNRGPDGPLRPPVNVHTTQRHPNAHPPHRHPDATMPANLHSGNGHHVHADNTHRHGQGTQHAHRNPAHPRQQTHQGRPRH is encoded by the exons ATGAATACACCGGCGGAGACAGGTGAGCGTGGAGAAAACA GCTTTCCTGACTATGTGATGAACTTACACCTGCTTCCTGTAGTTCTGTCATTGGCAG TCATCATATCTGTCACTTTCTCCCAGGACCTGGTCTCAATCCAGTTTAAGTCAGATCCAGTCCTGGTGCAGACTGGCACCGATGCGGTCTTCACGGTGGTCACAGTGTCCCAGGTGTTTTCCATCACATGGGGGTACCCAGGTGGGGTGACCCCCCTGGGGCTGTGGGTGGGGGGCAGTGCGGTGCTCAACACTGTGGCCCAGTACCAGGGCAGGGTCACCATCACAGCCACCCAGCTCCGTATCAGCAGTGCCCAGCTGGGAGACGCGGGGAACTACACAGTGCAGGTGGACCCCTCGCCCACCACGGGCCTGGCCCAAAACTCAAGGTCTATACAGCTCAGAGTATTCG ATGCAGTGGATGGCGTGACTATGTTTGTGCCGTCAGTGGCTCTGGAGGGGGGCAATGTGTCTGTGCGCTGTACCTGGACCAAGGGGACAGAGACCAGTGTGATGTGGGGTAAAGGGGGCTCTGTTCTCACCTCGAACTCCAGGGTCACTATCAAAGGGGGCGACCTGGTGATCAACCCAGCCAGGAGGGAAGATGCCGGGGTCTACTCCTGCACCGTCGCTAACCTTGTCAGTGCTCAGACCGCCTCAAAGACCCTCACAGTTTACT atgGTCCAGACACCCCCGTGCTGAGCAATGATTCTCCGGTAGACTGTGTGGGAGGAGCGGATGCAGTGCTAGGCCAGACGATCCATCTCACTTGCGTGTCCGACTCCCTGCCCCCTGCCACTTTCTCCTGGCAATACAACAATGAACCCGTGGCGTCTGGACAACCAGACAGTGGCGTGTTCAGCCTCCAGACCTTCTCCACCAACCAGAGCGGCCAATACAAGTGCGTGGCTAGCAACGCCATCACGGGCGCCACGTCGGAGCAGGCGACGGGCCTGGCCATCGTGG GCACATGCCTCAGTGCAGGGGCAGTGGCTGGCATAGTGATAGGCTGTGTGGTCGCTCTGATCTTAATCATCATGGCCATCGTACTCCTGGTGCGCTGGAGGAGAG TTGACCGAAGACCGGAGGCCACAGGACAAAAGGGACACCCAGACCTCATGCTTACA cCTCCAGAGCCCCCTCCACCTGGTACCCGGACTTTAGGTGGCCAGCACTCTGTCCCACCCGATGGCcgcgaaaacacacacacaccgccacgTGACACTAACACACTTCAACACAATGGCCATGCCAACAGCAATGGGTTCCCACACAATGCTCAACATCAGAATGCCAATTCATTTCCACGAAATGCCACCACGCaggaccacaacactttcacacGCACTGCTGCACCTCAGAATGCCAACACACTCGACACCCTCCCACAGATGACTCAAAACCACCCGAACAATCCAAACATTCTCATACAAGCGGGTTCTACTCAGGTCGGTGTTAACCTTAACACACTGCCACACAACCAGCAAAATAGCAACGCACAGCTACCCACGGTTCACGTCAATCTCAATTCCTATCCAACTAATGGTCAACATCCCAACCAACAGTCACAGCAACAATTTACAAGCCCTCAGGACAGTACAATGCAGTGGAGTGCCATCAATGTAGCCAACAGTGCTAGTGCTCCTCAAGTTcaaaataacaacccacaaacGGTCACACAGACTGGACAGTCATACTCCAATCCCAGGATGCAACTTGGCTTGTCATATCCTGGTGGTCCTTCACAGGTTGACCACAGTAACTTAGACACTGGTCCTCAAGTCTCTACTGGTCCTGTTCCTACTGGTTACACACACGGTGGTCGAAGTCACACTCTCCAGCGAAACGCCAACACACAGGCCTGCCAGAGGGACCAGGCTACTGATACCCAGCCTAGACACTCCGACCCAGCAACGGCCAGTTCTGTGCCACGGGATGCCAGTCATGCCACACCAAGTGCCAGCTCACACCACCAACAAATGCCTTGGGACCGTCTGAGGGGCACCCCGGCGTACCCCAACAACTCCCCCAGAAGGGTACAGGCTTCCCCCGACAGCAGCTACACCTCTGATAGCACAGAGTCTCCGTCCCAGGCTAGACGATTTCAACCACACACCCGAAGGAGTGGGCCAGGAGCACAGACCCAGAGCCCCCCACAGAGCCGATCTACACCCAGGAAGGCTGCACCTACGGCGGGCAGACAGGCCCAGAACCTCCCCCACACTCATGGGACGAACAATCAGCCTGGGGCTCCAAGCCACACACAGTCGCATATCAGTTCTCATGTACGCGATACACCAAGGCAGAGAGCCCGGCAGGATGTCAGAGCTCAGTCCCAGATCACAGCTCAGACCGCTTCTCAAAGCCAGACTGGCCCCAGGCAACAAAATGCCTCACATAGCCACCACAACCCCCAGCTGCAACAACAGGGACCAGGCGCTCCACAGGGACTAATAACCAACATGCCCCGAGGCACCACACTCAACACTCAAGCTCTAACAAATCCAAATCACATCCCACAGACACAAATCGGGATTCAGTATGGTAGGGGAAACACACATATGATACCGCAGCCCACACAagaccagagacagacagcaacacaAGGTTGGGGTGCAATATCACAGCCTGTTACACAGAACCCCAGTAGCCTCACTCAGACGGCCCTGGAGATGCACACACTGACAACCCCTAACCCTTTTCACAACCGTAACCAACAGACACAGGCCGCCCTGCTCAACACCCAAGCTCGAGGCCCTAACCCTGGGCGCCAGCGGCCCCCCACGCCCCCTCCCGTGATCCCTCTGGCTCATTTTCAGACTATTCCCAGAGAACGCACCCAGCACCAGTCTCCAAACCGGGGCCCCGATGGCCCTCTCAGGCCCCCAGTCAACGtacacaccacacagagacacCCCAACGCCCACCCGCCCCACAGACATCCCGACGCTACCATGCCGGCCAACCTGCACTCAGGAAATGGCCACCACGTGCACGCTgataacacacacaggcacggcCAAGGTACTCAACATGCCCACAGGAATCCTGCCCACCCACGCCAG CAGACCCACCAAGGGAGGCCGAGACACTGA